In the genome of Dickeya fangzhongdai, one region contains:
- a CDS encoding YnbE family lipoprotein, whose translation MKTACAAMAAVLLAGCTPRIEVAAPKEPITINMNVHIEHDIRIRTDKETVQLLEKSDNRLGDQIKKSAPTDAQDKARMQDKKQED comes from the coding sequence ATGAAAACAGCCTGTGCCGCGATGGCCGCCGTGTTGCTGGCCGGCTGCACCCCGCGCATTGAGGTGGCGGCGCCGAAAGAACCGATCACCATCAACATGAATGTACACATTGAGCACGACATTCGCATCCGCACGGATAAAGAGACGGTGCAACTGCTGGAGAAGTCGGATAACCGACTTGGCGATCAAATAAAGAAAAGCGCGCCGACAGACGCGCAAGACAAAGCCAGAATGCAAGATAAAAAACAGGAAGATTGA
- a CDS encoding methyl-accepting chemotaxis protein gives MRKNYPVSQRQYPLDAKIKLMSVTTPDSHITYANADFIKVSGYEPEELMNQPHNIIRHPDMPPSAFADMWNTLKAGKIWTGVVKNRRKNGDHYWVRSSTTPLKRDGKLMGYMSVRTAATAEEISQAEALYAQVNQGMLKNRAFHHGLLVYTGPLKWLSLFKTMPLRWRIRSYFGLLGLLPLAVAFALLPKTALVWGLFPALIAFACLFCELLVQHVARPVEQILEQAMRSAAGQANSLAQLNRADEIGMLMRAVNQSGMNFRTFVDDVNANLQELKIACSEIAQGNHILAECCEKTEESLQQTAASVEQLTATIKSNADASLRASQYAEDVNQVVNVGEQAVSEVANTMEAITSASERITDIISVLDNLAFQTNILAVNAAVEAAHAGEQGKSFAVVASEVRSLAQRSAASAKDIAALIDNTLSSIRAGDQQVAHTNRSMNNILVKVQDVTHLMNDISQATKEQSQGLQQINDAVNRIDELTHQNTALASQSNSATGHLQQQIASMAQAVSVFGASK, from the coding sequence ATGCGTAAAAATTATCCAGTCAGTCAACGTCAGTATCCGCTGGATGCCAAGATCAAACTGATGTCGGTGACCACCCCTGATAGCCACATTACCTACGCCAACGCCGATTTCATCAAAGTCAGCGGCTACGAGCCGGAAGAACTGATGAATCAGCCGCATAATATTATCCGCCATCCTGATATGCCACCTTCCGCCTTCGCGGACATGTGGAATACCCTAAAAGCCGGAAAAATCTGGACCGGCGTGGTCAAGAACCGTCGCAAGAACGGTGACCACTACTGGGTACGCTCCAGCACAACGCCCCTGAAACGAGACGGCAAGCTGATGGGCTACATGTCGGTACGCACCGCGGCGACGGCGGAGGAAATCAGCCAGGCCGAAGCGCTCTACGCCCAGGTAAATCAGGGCATGTTGAAAAACCGTGCCTTCCATCACGGCCTGCTGGTTTACACCGGCCCGCTGAAATGGCTGAGCCTGTTCAAAACCATGCCGCTGCGCTGGCGCATCCGCAGCTACTTTGGCTTGCTGGGGCTGCTGCCGCTGGCCGTCGCGTTCGCGCTGCTGCCCAAAACGGCGCTGGTCTGGGGGCTGTTTCCGGCATTAATTGCGTTCGCCTGCCTGTTCTGCGAACTGCTGGTACAACACGTCGCCAGGCCGGTGGAACAGATTCTGGAACAGGCGATGCGCTCCGCGGCCGGCCAGGCCAATAGCCTGGCCCAACTCAATCGCGCCGATGAAATCGGTATGCTGATGCGCGCCGTCAACCAATCCGGCATGAACTTCCGCACCTTTGTCGATGACGTCAACGCCAACCTGCAGGAGCTAAAAATCGCCTGCAGCGAAATCGCGCAGGGCAATCACATTCTGGCGGAGTGTTGCGAAAAAACCGAAGAAAGCCTGCAGCAAACCGCCGCGTCGGTGGAGCAGTTAACCGCCACGATCAAGAGCAATGCCGACGCCTCGCTGCGTGCATCGCAGTACGCGGAAGACGTCAATCAGGTGGTGAATGTGGGCGAACAGGCGGTATCGGAGGTCGCCAATACCATGGAGGCAATCACCAGCGCCAGCGAACGTATCACCGATATCATCAGCGTGCTGGACAATCTGGCGTTCCAGACCAACATTCTGGCGGTCAACGCCGCGGTGGAAGCCGCTCATGCCGGAGAACAGGGCAAGAGCTTCGCGGTGGTAGCCAGCGAAGTACGCTCGCTGGCGCAGCGCAGCGCCGCTTCCGCCAAAGACATCGCCGCGCTTATCGACAACACCTTGTCCAGCATCCGCGCCGGCGACCAGCAGGTTGCGCATACCAACCGCTCGATGAACAACATTCTGGTCAAAGTGCAGGACGTCACCCATCTGATGAACGATATCAGCCAGGCCACCAAGGAACAGTCGCAGGGATTGCAGCAGATCAACGACGCGGTCAACCGTATCGATGAACTGACCCATCAGAATACGGCGCTGGCCAGCCAGTCCAACTCCGCCACCGGGCACCTACAGCAGCAAATCGCCAGCATGGCGCAGGCGGTTTCGGTATTCGGCGCGTCAAAATAA
- a CDS encoding FMN-dependent NADH-azoreductase, with protein MSKVLVLKSSILADFSQSNQLADHFTASWQAAHPADTITVRDLAAKPVPVLDGELVGALRPSDKPLTPRQQDALALSDELIAELQAHDVIVLAAPMYNFNIPTQLKNYFDFIARAGVTFRYTEQGPEGLVKGKRALVLTSRGGIHKDAPSDLLTPYLRLFLGFIGISDVEFVFAEGFGYGPDMAQKALQGAKEELSQLASA; from the coding sequence ATGAGCAAAGTACTCGTTCTGAAATCAAGTATTCTGGCTGACTTCTCCCAGTCTAACCAGCTGGCCGATCACTTTACCGCCTCCTGGCAGGCAGCCCACCCCGCCGACACCATCACCGTGCGCGACCTGGCTGCTAAACCGGTACCGGTGTTGGATGGCGAACTGGTTGGCGCGCTGCGTCCTTCCGACAAACCGCTGACGCCGCGTCAGCAGGACGCGCTGGCCCTGTCCGACGAGCTGATTGCCGAACTGCAGGCGCACGATGTCATCGTGCTGGCCGCTCCAATGTACAACTTCAACATCCCGACCCAGTTGAAGAACTATTTCGACTTTATCGCCCGCGCCGGCGTGACATTCCGCTACACCGAGCAGGGTCCGGAAGGTCTGGTGAAAGGTAAACGCGCACTGGTGCTGACCAGCCGCGGCGGCATCCACAAAGACGCGCCGAGCGATCTGCTGACCCCGTACCTGCGTCTGTTCCTGGGCTTCATCGGCATCAGCGACGTGGAATTCGTGTTTGCGGAAGGTTTCGGTTACGGCCCGGATATGGCGCAGAAAGCGCTGCAGGGTGCTAAAGAAGAGCTGTCCCAGCTGGCGTCCGCGTAA
- a CDS encoding YdbH family protein: MLKLMRYAGWLVALAFVLALGVATACWTMPRWLPVLLRPYLPVGVSLALHASPGWRQGGFWLPEVQLRLAQCQPATLSGLLVRYREGRWRLEAESLTLDASCLQQWPISSGMTTPLLAQWQQRLPEAELILHRFAITPWLAQAGSLQLSTDALRQQLRIQSDQFQVQAELHGTELTLQQGQMRATTEHPPLQINGAMQLAPALNRLPEQGEVRGQQLPLWLPEPASATLRWHGNQGELTVSVASMTEPLLTLPWQVTDGNLRIHDGRWRWPYASQPLTGGIALTLYDVLNLHDPLRLEARLNVLTQGHNGRANAVLSLGPGNLGLTDSDIRFQLTGQANLPDLSIFASLPGTVKGAVLDPTVALLPGSLLRAWGSPRPTVTLEEARWPLAGIQLTRQGVSGRLQAIVKVRDSYWGRFRLHLDGKAQQFWPDSGDWRWRYWGEGDLPPLQGRWDIAGHGRWQDELIEIASLSSGLNQLRYGVVTVDQPRLTLTEPLRWRRDPAAASLQGALRLAAEQVTFQGAGMLPATELTVDIRGRNPQDFQWRGQLQADPVGPIQLNGRWDGKRLRGNGWWAPQPLRVFQTLLPPSWELAMRTGQFYAQTAFSAARGQGFRAGGHWVVKNGGAWLQDGEVSGVNFVLPYRFENHRWQLGISRPVTLRINRLDSVFPIRNIGVQVYGAYPYSERRPLTLAQLDMDVLDGHLSLSPLRLPARDVAVLRLQGIDLGELVTGLRAKKLSMSGRVSGVLPLNFNHPSMLVQDGKLTNDTPLTVKLDPQLADKLAQNSVANAAAVAWLRYMEIGRSWVTLDLSQRGELTLVSRISGHSVMDDQSRRDIVLNYRQQENIFQLWHSLRFGDNLKASLEQQAAE, translated from the coding sequence ATGCTGAAGTTAATGCGCTATGCAGGCTGGCTGGTTGCGCTGGCGTTCGTGCTGGCGCTGGGCGTAGCGACCGCCTGCTGGACCATGCCGCGCTGGCTGCCGGTATTGCTGCGGCCCTATTTGCCCGTCGGGGTCAGCCTCGCGCTGCACGCGTCGCCGGGTTGGCGGCAAGGCGGATTCTGGCTGCCTGAGGTGCAACTGCGTCTGGCGCAGTGCCAGCCGGCCACGCTGTCGGGCCTGCTGGTTCGCTATCGGGAAGGACGCTGGCGGCTGGAGGCGGAGTCGCTGACGTTGGATGCCTCCTGTCTGCAACAATGGCCGATTTCTTCCGGCATGACTACCCCACTGTTGGCCCAGTGGCAACAGCGGCTGCCGGAAGCCGAGCTTATACTACATCGTTTCGCCATTACCCCCTGGCTGGCGCAGGCCGGCAGCCTGCAACTCTCTACTGACGCATTGCGTCAGCAACTCCGCATTCAAAGCGACCAGTTCCAGGTGCAGGCTGAACTGCACGGCACCGAGCTGACGCTGCAACAAGGTCAGATGCGCGCCACGACGGAACACCCGCCGTTGCAGATCAACGGCGCGATGCAACTGGCGCCGGCGCTCAACCGCCTGCCGGAACAGGGCGAAGTACGGGGGCAGCAACTGCCGCTGTGGTTACCGGAACCGGCCAGCGCCACGCTGCGCTGGCATGGCAATCAGGGCGAGCTGACGGTCAGCGTGGCGTCGATGACGGAACCCTTGCTGACGCTGCCGTGGCAGGTGACCGACGGCAACCTTCGCATTCACGACGGTCGTTGGCGCTGGCCGTACGCCAGCCAGCCGCTGACAGGCGGCATCGCGTTGACGTTGTATGACGTGCTGAATTTGCACGATCCGTTACGGCTGGAGGCGCGGCTTAATGTTCTGACGCAAGGGCACAACGGTCGCGCCAACGCGGTGTTGTCGCTGGGGCCCGGCAATCTGGGCCTGACCGACAGCGATATCCGCTTTCAGCTGACCGGGCAGGCTAATCTGCCCGATCTATCGATTTTCGCGTCGTTGCCGGGAACGGTGAAAGGCGCCGTGCTGGATCCAACCGTAGCGCTGTTGCCCGGGTCGTTATTACGGGCCTGGGGTTCGCCGCGCCCGACGGTAACGCTGGAAGAAGCGCGCTGGCCGCTGGCCGGCATCCAGCTCACCCGGCAGGGCGTCAGCGGCCGGTTGCAGGCGATTGTGAAAGTGCGCGATAGCTATTGGGGGCGTTTCCGGCTGCATCTGGATGGCAAGGCGCAACAGTTCTGGCCCGATAGCGGCGACTGGCGCTGGCGTTACTGGGGCGAAGGAGATTTGCCGCCGTTGCAGGGGCGCTGGGACATCGCCGGGCATGGCCGCTGGCAGGATGAACTGATAGAGATAGCGTCCTTATCCAGCGGTCTTAACCAGCTACGTTACGGCGTGGTGACGGTTGACCAGCCGCGGCTGACGCTGACCGAGCCGTTGCGCTGGCGACGCGACCCGGCGGCGGCCTCGCTGCAAGGGGCATTGCGACTGGCGGCGGAACAGGTGACTTTTCAGGGCGCCGGCATGCTGCCCGCCACCGAACTGACCGTTGATATCCGCGGGCGCAATCCGCAAGACTTCCAGTGGCGCGGTCAGTTGCAGGCGGATCCGGTCGGCCCGATCCAACTCAACGGCCGCTGGGACGGAAAACGCCTGCGCGGCAACGGTTGGTGGGCGCCTCAGCCGTTACGGGTGTTCCAGACGTTACTGCCGCCGAGCTGGGAACTGGCGATGCGTACCGGTCAGTTTTACGCGCAGACCGCGTTTTCCGCTGCTCGCGGCCAGGGATTTCGCGCCGGCGGCCATTGGGTGGTGAAAAATGGCGGCGCCTGGCTACAGGATGGCGAGGTTAGCGGCGTCAATTTTGTGCTGCCGTACCGGTTTGAAAACCACCGCTGGCAACTGGGAATTTCCCGGCCGGTGACATTGCGCATCAACCGGTTGGATAGCGTGTTCCCGATACGGAATATCGGCGTGCAGGTGTACGGCGCCTATCCCTACAGCGAACGCCGCCCGCTGACGCTGGCGCAGTTGGATATGGACGTGCTGGACGGTCATCTGTCGTTGTCGCCGCTGCGTCTGCCCGCGCGTGACGTCGCGGTGTTGCGGCTGCAGGGTATCGATCTCGGCGAACTGGTTACCGGGCTGCGGGCGAAAAAATTGTCGATGTCCGGCCGGGTAAGCGGGGTGTTGCCATTGAATTTTAATCATCCTTCGATGCTGGTGCAGGACGGTAAACTCACTAATGACACCCCGCTGACCGTAAAACTGGACCCGCAACTGGCGGACAAGCTGGCGCAAAACAGCGTAGCCAACGCTGCGGCGGTGGCCTGGCTGCGCTATATGGAAATCGGGCGTTCCTGGGTAACGCTGGATCTTAGCCAGCGCGGCGAATTGACGCTGGTGTCGCGTATTAGCGGCCACAGCGTGATGGATGACCAGTCGCGGCGCGACATTGTGCTGAATTACCGCCAGCAGGAGAACATTTTCCAGCTGTGGCACAGCCTGCGCTTTGGCGATAACCTGAAGGCATCGCTGGAACAGCAGGCCGCCGAGTAA
- a CDS encoding trypsin-like serine peptidase — MRISAWLLCSLSVLAASAWADNEPSATTEQQKQTLFFNHDDRDKVPDTAQWPWQAIGQLETASGNLCTATLISPHLALTAGHCVVAPPGVPDKPVALRFLATENGWRYETDKIEALTNKKLARMLKADGDGWIVPPSAAPWDFALIRLKQTPPGIRPLPIWQGTQEELKAALEAAQQKVTQAGYPEDHQDTLYRHQDCLITGWVHKAVMAHRCDTLPGDSGSPLMLKTAGSWVLMGIQSSAPDASNRQLADNRAVAVTAIRQQLEALSKKDR, encoded by the coding sequence ATGCGCATATCAGCCTGGTTGTTATGTTCATTGAGCGTGCTCGCCGCTTCTGCGTGGGCCGATAACGAGCCGTCAGCCACGACGGAACAACAAAAACAGACTCTGTTCTTTAATCATGATGACCGAGACAAAGTGCCGGATACCGCCCAATGGCCGTGGCAGGCCATTGGTCAACTGGAAACCGCCAGCGGCAACCTCTGCACCGCGACCCTGATCTCGCCGCATCTGGCGCTGACCGCCGGCCACTGCGTGGTGGCGCCGCCCGGCGTGCCGGACAAACCGGTGGCGTTGCGTTTTCTGGCAACAGAAAACGGCTGGCGTTATGAAACCGATAAAATTGAAGCGCTGACCAATAAAAAACTGGCCAGGATGCTGAAAGCAGACGGCGACGGCTGGATCGTCCCGCCTTCCGCCGCACCGTGGGATTTCGCGCTGATTAGGCTCAAACAGACGCCGCCGGGCATCCGCCCGTTGCCGATCTGGCAGGGAACGCAGGAAGAGTTGAAAGCGGCGCTGGAAGCCGCGCAACAGAAGGTCACCCAGGCCGGTTACCCGGAAGACCATCAGGATACGCTGTACCGCCATCAGGACTGTCTGATTACCGGTTGGGTCCATAAAGCGGTGATGGCGCACCGTTGCGATACGCTACCGGGCGACAGCGGCTCGCCGCTGATGCTGAAAACCGCCGGCAGTTGGGTGCTGATGGGTATTCAAAGCTCCGCGCCGGACGCCAGCAACCGCCAACTTGCCGATAACCGCGCCGTGGCGGTCACCGCCATCCGCCAGCAGTTGGAAGCGTTGTCCAAAAAAGATCGTTAA
- a CDS encoding 2-hydroxyacid dehydrogenase, with translation MKLAIYSTKRYDRKYLEQVNQQFGYELEFFDFMLSPRTVKMAAGCDAVCIFVNDEAGREVLTELANTGIKILALRCAGFNNVDLDAARELGIQVVRVPAYSPEAVAEHAVGMMMSLNRRIHRAYQRTRDANFSLEGLIGFNMYQRTAGVIGTGKIGIATLRILKGFGMTLLAHDPYPNPQALELGAEYVDLDTLYARSDVISLHCPLTPENHHLLDRDAFARMKNGVMIINTSRGGLIDSQAAIDALKQQKIGSLGMDVYENERDLFFADKSNDVIQDDVFRRLSACHNVLFTGHQAFLTEEALTSISETTLHNIKQLNEGTTCPNLVNP, from the coding sequence ATGAAGCTGGCGATTTACAGTACCAAACGGTATGACCGCAAATACCTTGAGCAGGTGAATCAGCAGTTCGGGTATGAGCTGGAGTTTTTCGATTTCATGCTTAGTCCGCGCACCGTCAAAATGGCCGCCGGCTGCGATGCCGTCTGCATCTTCGTCAACGACGAAGCCGGACGCGAGGTGCTGACGGAACTGGCGAACACCGGCATCAAAATACTGGCATTGCGCTGCGCCGGTTTTAACAATGTCGATCTGGACGCCGCCCGCGAGCTGGGGATCCAGGTAGTGCGCGTGCCGGCCTACTCGCCGGAGGCGGTGGCGGAACACGCGGTAGGCATGATGATGAGCCTGAACCGCCGCATTCACCGCGCCTATCAGCGCACCCGCGACGCCAATTTCTCGCTGGAAGGGCTGATTGGCTTCAACATGTATCAGCGTACCGCCGGGGTGATAGGCACCGGCAAAATCGGCATCGCCACCCTGCGCATCCTCAAAGGGTTCGGCATGACGCTGCTGGCGCACGACCCTTACCCGAATCCACAGGCGCTGGAACTGGGCGCGGAGTATGTCGATCTCGATACCCTGTACGCCCGGTCGGACGTCATTTCGCTGCACTGCCCGCTGACGCCGGAGAATCACCACCTGCTCGACCGCGATGCGTTTGCGCGCATGAAAAACGGGGTGATGATCATCAACACCAGCCGCGGCGGGCTGATTGACTCTCAGGCGGCGATCGACGCGCTGAAACAGCAGAAAATCGGTTCGCTGGGCATGGACGTTTATGAAAACGAACGCGATCTGTTCTTTGCCGACAAATCCAACGACGTGATTCAGGACGATGTGTTCCGCCGGCTCTCCGCCTGCCATAACGTGTTGTTCACCGGCCATCAGGCCTTTTTGACGGAAGAGGCGCTGACCAGCATCTCCGAAACCACGTTGCACAACATCAAGCAGCTTAACGAAGGCACAACCTGCCCGAATCTGGTCAATCCCTGA
- the hrpA gene encoding ATP-dependent RNA helicase HrpA yields MTSPLHALEPQLNALMLRDRQRLRRRLQGAMKVGNPQAQVSIAQDISQEIDAARLRVEQRRASLPAIRYPEALPVSQKREAILSAIRDHQVVIVAGETGSGKTTQLPKMCLELGRGVTGLIGHTQPRRLAARSVADRIAAELETPLGSTVGYKVRFNDQVGDNTLVKLMTDGILLAEIQQDRLLMQYDTLIIDEAHERSLNIDFILGYLKQLLPRRPDLKVIITSATIDPQRFSRHFGNAPIIEVSGRTYPVDVRYRPVVEEAQDSDRDQLQAILDAVDELCREGPGDILVFMSGEREIRDTADALSKQDLPHTEILPLYARLSNQEQNRVFQSHHGRRIVLATNVAETSLTVPGIRYVIDPGTARISRYSYRTKVQRLPIEPVSQASANQRKGRCGRVAAGICIRLYSEQDFLSRPAFTDPEILRTNLASVILQMTALGLGDIAAFPFVEAPDKRNIQDGVRLLEELSALQSSDDGHYRLTPQGRQLAQLPIDPRLARMVLEARQTSCVREVMIITAALSIQDPRERPIEKKQAAEEKHRRFADKESDFLAFVKLWDYLQEQQKALSSSQFRKLCRSDYLNYLRVREWQDIYTQLRQVVKELGFPVNSEPADYRSLHGALLTGLLSHIGQKDVEKQEFSGARNTRFAIFPGSGLFKKPPKWTIVAELVETSRLWGRIAARIEPEWVEPLAQHLIKRSYSEPHWEKAQGAVMAQEKVTLYGLPLVAARKVNYGAIDPVVSRELFIRHALVEGDWQTQHAFFRANQKLRLEVEELENKSRRRDILVDDETLFAFYDQRLPHDVVSSRHFDNWWKQASKTDPDQLNFEKAMLIKDGAERVSALDYPNHWQQGELRLRLTYQFEPGADADGVTVHIPLPVLNQVKEDGFEWQIPGLRRDVVVALIKSLPKPIRRNFVPAPNYAEAFLARVTPLEKGLLEALERELRLMTGVTVDREAWQWDQVDEHLKMTFRVIDEKSRTLREGKNLRALKDQLQEKVQQTLSAVADDGIEQRDLHIWSFGDLPERYEQKRGGYAVKAYPALVDEKDSVAIRLFDSPHQQQQMMWRGQRRLLLLNIPSPIKYLHEKLPNKAKLGLYFNPYGKVLELIDDCIACGVDKLMAVAGGPVWQEDAFHQLHERVRAELNDTVVDIAQQVEQILTTVFSINKRLKGRVDMALALALSDIKTQMSGLVFRGFVTDNGWKRLPDVLRYLQAIERRLDKLAQDVHRDRAQMLKVEQVQQAWQQWLNKLPPERREDDDVKAIRWMIEELRVSYFAQQLGTPYPVSDKRILQAMGQIEG; encoded by the coding sequence GTGACATCACCTCTCCATGCGTTAGAACCTCAGCTTAATGCGCTAATGCTGCGCGACCGGCAACGCCTGCGCCGCCGTTTGCAAGGCGCGATGAAAGTGGGAAATCCGCAGGCACAGGTTTCGATTGCGCAGGACATCAGCCAGGAAATCGATGCCGCGCGGCTGCGGGTGGAGCAGCGCAGGGCGTCGTTGCCGGCGATACGTTACCCGGAAGCCTTGCCGGTTAGCCAGAAGCGCGAGGCGATCCTCAGCGCTATCCGCGACCATCAGGTGGTGATCGTCGCCGGGGAAACCGGTTCCGGCAAAACCACCCAGTTGCCGAAGATGTGTCTGGAGTTGGGACGCGGCGTCACCGGGCTGATCGGTCATACTCAGCCGCGCCGGCTGGCGGCCCGCAGCGTGGCGGACCGCATCGCGGCGGAGCTGGAGACGCCGCTTGGCAGCACGGTGGGCTACAAGGTGCGATTCAACGATCAGGTCGGCGACAACACGCTGGTCAAACTGATGACGGACGGTATCCTGCTGGCGGAGATTCAGCAGGATCGGCTGCTGATGCAGTACGACACGCTGATCATCGATGAAGCGCACGAACGCAGCCTCAACATTGACTTTATTCTCGGTTACCTCAAGCAACTGCTGCCCAGACGGCCGGACCTCAAGGTGATCATCACCTCCGCCACCATCGATCCGCAGCGTTTTTCACGTCACTTCGGCAATGCGCCGATTATTGAGGTGTCCGGAAGGACGTATCCGGTGGATGTCCGCTATCGGCCGGTGGTGGAAGAGGCGCAGGACAGCGATCGCGACCAGTTGCAGGCGATTCTGGATGCAGTGGATGAACTGTGTCGTGAAGGGCCGGGCGATATTCTGGTGTTCATGAGCGGCGAGCGGGAAATCCGCGATACCGCCGACGCGCTGAGCAAGCAGGACCTGCCGCATACCGAGATTTTGCCGCTGTACGCGCGGCTTTCCAATCAGGAACAGAACCGGGTGTTCCAGTCTCACCACGGACGGCGCATTGTGCTGGCGACCAACGTGGCGGAAACCTCGCTGACGGTGCCGGGCATTCGTTACGTGATAGACCCCGGCACCGCACGCATCAGCCGCTACAGCTATCGCACCAAAGTGCAACGGCTGCCGATCGAGCCGGTGTCGCAGGCTTCCGCCAACCAGCGTAAAGGACGTTGCGGCCGTGTGGCGGCGGGCATCTGTATCCGGCTCTATTCCGAGCAGGATTTTCTCTCCCGGCCAGCGTTTACCGACCCGGAGATTTTGCGCACCAACCTGGCGTCGGTCATTTTGCAGATGACGGCGTTGGGGCTGGGCGATATCGCGGCGTTTCCATTTGTCGAAGCGCCGGATAAGCGCAACATTCAGGATGGGGTGCGGCTGCTGGAAGAACTGAGCGCGCTTCAGAGCAGCGACGACGGTCATTACCGCTTGACGCCGCAGGGGCGCCAGCTGGCGCAGTTGCCTATCGACCCGCGACTGGCGCGCATGGTGCTGGAAGCGCGCCAGACCAGCTGCGTGCGCGAGGTGATGATCATCACCGCCGCGTTGTCGATTCAGGACCCGCGCGAGCGTCCGATAGAGAAAAAGCAGGCGGCGGAGGAGAAACACCGTCGTTTCGCCGACAAAGAGTCCGATTTTCTGGCCTTCGTCAAACTGTGGGATTACCTGCAAGAGCAGCAGAAAGCGCTGTCGTCCAGCCAGTTTCGCAAACTGTGCCGCAGCGATTACCTCAACTACCTGCGGGTGCGGGAATGGCAGGATATCTACACCCAATTGCGTCAGGTGGTAAAAGAACTGGGCTTCCCGGTCAACAGCGAACCGGCGGATTACCGTAGCCTGCACGGCGCGTTGCTGACCGGGCTGCTGTCCCACATCGGACAAAAAGACGTTGAAAAGCAGGAGTTCAGCGGCGCGCGCAACACCCGTTTCGCCATTTTCCCCGGTTCCGGTCTGTTCAAAAAGCCGCCGAAGTGGACCATCGTGGCGGAACTGGTGGAAACCAGCCGCCTGTGGGGGCGCATCGCCGCGCGGATCGAACCGGAATGGGTTGAACCGCTGGCGCAGCACCTGATCAAACGCAGCTACAGCGAGCCGCACTGGGAGAAAGCGCAGGGCGCGGTGATGGCGCAGGAAAAGGTCACGCTGTACGGTCTGCCGCTGGTGGCGGCCCGCAAGGTCAATTACGGCGCCATCGACCCGGTGGTGTCGCGCGAGCTGTTCATTCGCCATGCGCTGGTGGAAGGCGACTGGCAGACCCAGCATGCGTTTTTCCGCGCCAATCAGAAACTGCGTTTGGAAGTGGAAGAACTGGAGAACAAGTCCCGCCGCCGCGACATTCTGGTGGATGACGAGACGCTGTTTGCGTTCTACGACCAGCGCCTTCCTCATGACGTGGTGTCGAGCCGTCATTTCGACAACTGGTGGAAGCAGGCGTCGAAAACCGACCCGGATCAGCTGAATTTCGAGAAGGCTATGCTGATCAAAGACGGGGCGGAGCGCGTCAGCGCGCTGGACTACCCTAACCACTGGCAGCAGGGCGAGCTGCGTTTGCGGCTCACCTATCAGTTCGAGCCGGGAGCGGACGCCGACGGCGTCACCGTGCATATCCCGCTGCCGGTACTGAATCAGGTCAAAGAGGACGGATTCGAATGGCAGATCCCGGGGCTGCGCCGTGACGTGGTGGTGGCGCTGATCAAATCGCTGCCAAAACCGATACGGCGTAACTTCGTGCCGGCGCCCAACTATGCCGAAGCATTTCTGGCGCGGGTGACGCCGCTGGAGAAAGGGCTGCTGGAGGCGCTGGAGCGCGAGCTGCGGCTGATGACCGGCGTGACGGTCGATCGTGAGGCCTGGCAGTGGGATCAGGTGGACGAACACCTGAAAATGACCTTCCGGGTGATAGACGAGAAAAGCCGAACGCTGCGGGAAGGCAAGAATCTGCGTGCGCTGAAAGATCAGTTGCAGGAGAAGGTGCAGCAAACGCTGTCGGCGGTGGCGGATGACGGCATCGAACAGCGCGATCTGCATATCTGGAGTTTTGGCGATTTGCCGGAGCGTTACGAGCAGAAACGCGGCGGCTACGCGGTAAAAGCCTATCCGGCGCTGGTGGACGAGAAAGACAGCGTGGCGATTCGTCTGTTTGATTCGCCGCACCAGCAGCAACAGATGATGTGGCGCGGTCAGCGCCGCCTGCTGTTGCTCAACATTCCTTCTCCCATCAAGTATCTGCATGAAAAGCTGCCTAACAAGGCCAAGCTGGGGCTGTATTTCAACCCGTACGGCAAGGTACTGGAGCTGATCGACGACTGCATCGCCTGCGGCGTGGACAAGTTGATGGCGGTAGCGGGCGGCCCGGTGTGGCAGGAAGACGCGTTCCACCAGTTGCATGAGCGGGTACGTGCGGAACTGAATGACACGGTGGTGGATATCGCCCAACAGGTGGAGCAGATTCTGACCACGGTCTTCTCGATCAACAAACGGCTCAAAGGCCGGGTGGATATGGCGCTGGCGCTGGCCTTGAGCGACATCAAGACGCAGATGAGCGGGCTGGTGTTCCGCGGCTTCGTCACTGACAACGGCTGGAAGCGGCTGCCGGATGTGCTGCGGTATCTGCAGGCCATCGAGCGTCGGTTGGATAAACTGGCGCAGGACGTACACCGCGACCGCGCGCAAATGCTAAAAGTGGAGCAGGTGCAGCAGGCCTGGCAGCAGTGGCTGAACAAGCTGCCGCCGGAACGGCGTGAAGATGACGACGTGAAAGCCATTCGCTGGATGATCGAAGAACTGCGCGTCAGCTACTTCGCTCAGCAACTGGGCACGCCTTATCCTGTTTCCGATAAACGCATTTTGCAGGCGATGGGGCAGATTGAGGGGTAA